A window of the Butyricimonas faecalis genome harbors these coding sequences:
- a CDS encoding AAA family ATPase — MLIRIVITNFRSYRQETEFNMLPSSNVRRKDWHVHSRDRGANVLRTAVVYGANGAGKSCLIKALGRLQAMVAAGCLPPTAFRDANKYNDSDMPVTIEVEFGTESDQYSYGVSYCGSLCVEEWLYSTLRKPIYVFERKHDVQTGKTNIKLASNKKDEAKNKLLISLLEDNLLKGNELMLSKHDMVKNSQITDAFQWLTAKLHVIFPETRSTSIFDNRYSDETFKSQSEALISALDIGINELTLKDEDIESFKQNISEWPKLVQGVDGIVKRLSRSPEGTEEVMIDTGAFTVSMRREGNKYFVRRVKALHKVNDNLYDFELKEESDGTQRIFDFVPMVQNVKSEACTYVIDELDRSLHPTLVRALVSRIVTDKHMKGQLIFTTHDAGLLDGKVFRNDEIWFAEKDRDTQSTHLYTLDEFKPRADLDLEKGYLNGRFGAIPFLARFNELNWE; from the coding sequence ATGCTAATCAGGATTGTAATAACGAATTTTCGGTCATACAGACAAGAAACGGAATTCAATATGTTGCCGTCATCCAATGTCCGCAGAAAGGACTGGCATGTCCATAGCCGAGACCGTGGTGCCAATGTATTGCGCACGGCGGTTGTTTATGGTGCCAACGGTGCAGGCAAGTCGTGTTTGATAAAAGCACTTGGTCGTCTTCAAGCAATGGTGGCCGCGGGCTGTCTGCCGCCCACAGCCTTTAGAGATGCTAACAAGTATAATGATTCAGACATGCCTGTTACCATTGAAGTGGAATTCGGTACAGAATCAGACCAATATTCTTACGGGGTGAGCTATTGTGGTAGTCTCTGTGTAGAAGAATGGCTGTATTCGACCTTAAGGAAACCTATATACGTTTTTGAGCGTAAACATGATGTACAAACAGGCAAGACAAACATCAAGTTAGCAAGTAACAAGAAGGACGAGGCTAAGAATAAGCTGCTAATTTCGCTATTAGAAGACAATTTGCTAAAAGGCAACGAGCTGATGCTGTCGAAACACGATATGGTGAAGAACAGTCAGATAACAGATGCCTTCCAGTGGCTTACTGCCAAGTTGCACGTCATTTTTCCAGAAACTCGTTCGACCTCCATTTTCGACAACAGGTATTCGGACGAGACGTTTAAGTCTCAGTCGGAAGCCCTTATTTCAGCCTTGGATATCGGCATCAATGAACTGACCTTGAAAGACGAGGATATTGAGTCGTTCAAGCAGAATATTTCCGAATGGCCCAAATTGGTGCAAGGTGTGGATGGGATTGTCAAAAGACTCTCCCGTTCTCCCGAGGGCACAGAAGAGGTGATGATAGACACAGGAGCCTTTACTGTCAGTATGCGCCGTGAGGGCAACAAGTATTTCGTGCGTCGCGTAAAGGCCCTCCATAAGGTAAACGACAACCTTTACGACTTCGAGTTGAAAGAAGAATCGGATGGCACCCAACGCATTTTCGACTTTGTGCCGATGGTACAGAATGTCAAGAGTGAGGCTTGCACATACGTTATCGACGAGCTTGACCGAAGTCTTCATCCCACGTTGGTGAGAGCATTGGTTTCGAGGATTGTCACAGACAAGCACATGAAGGGGCAGCTAATTTTCACCACTCACGATGCCGGTCTGCTTGACGGAAAGGTGTTCCGCAACGACGAGATTTGGTTTGCCGAGAAAGACCGCGATACACAGAGCACCCATCTGTATACACTTGATGAATTCAAACCCCGTGCGGATTTGGATTTGGAGAAAGGCTACCTCAACGGCCGTTTCGGTGCCATTCCTTTCCTGGCACGTTTTAACGAATTAAACTGGGAGTGA
- a CDS encoding RloB family protein produces the protein MGFKVRGYTRNVPQEKVRDYSLFAIATEGTEREPDYFRLFDGIDRIKVDIIEPELLDEENEQEKRRASSPSKVLEKVKAYIAENQLSAEDGDSLWCVIDVDRWPQEQIKELHAFCSQKDNWHLVISNPSIEIWLLYHKRADLTDFDIQTAKDAKQVLDKIEKGGYYYIKYLPLMLDAIENAHNADSNPDDYMPELLHTKVYQLGRSLYERMGKVRFEKFIASLPDIEKEILKKKKR, from the coding sequence ATGGGATTCAAGGTTAGAGGTTACACGAGGAATGTCCCTCAAGAAAAGGTTCGCGACTATTCCTTGTTTGCCATAGCAACAGAGGGTACCGAGCGCGAGCCGGACTACTTCAGACTTTTCGACGGCATCGATCGTATCAAGGTTGACATAATTGAGCCGGAACTTTTAGACGAAGAGAACGAGCAAGAAAAGAGAAGAGCCTCTTCTCCATCGAAAGTATTGGAGAAGGTAAAAGCATATATCGCCGAGAACCAGTTGAGTGCCGAGGACGGTGACTCGTTATGGTGTGTCATCGATGTAGATCGTTGGCCGCAGGAGCAAATAAAGGAACTTCATGCTTTCTGCTCCCAAAAAGACAACTGGCATCTGGTCATCAGCAATCCAAGCATTGAGATATGGCTTCTCTATCATAAACGGGCAGATTTGACAGACTTTGACATTCAGACGGCCAAAGATGCCAAGCAGGTGCTTGACAAAATTGAGAAAGGTGGCTACTATTACATCAAGTACCTACCGTTGATGCTTGATGCCATTGAAAATGCCCACAATGCAGACTCAAATCCGGACGACTATATGCCCGAGTTGCTACATACGAAAGTCTATCAGTTGGGACGTTCGCTCTACGAACGCATGGGCAAGGTACGTTTTGAGAAATTCATTGCCTCGCTACCCGACATAGAGAAAGAAATCCTAAAAAAGAAGAAAAGATAA
- a CDS encoding DUF47 domain-containing protein — translation MFNLKNTNKTIQDIDTFFDTIDETILVFKSGVKNYLYNNTEQFNDNLQSMAKLEKTSNELRRSIESKLYTHSLMAEVRGDVLRLLERLENVVDILARNLFQFEVEIPFIPVELNNDFIKLTETSTLSVEGIIPAAKAYFRTPDLMTDKIHRVYFYEQETNKLAQSIKRKVFHEMDKLKLSEKFHLRYFTLHIEELSHAAEKIADLLSVMAIKRNF, via the coding sequence ATGTTTAATCTGAAAAATACAAATAAGACAATACAAGACATTGATACATTTTTTGACACTATCGATGAAACGATCCTCGTGTTCAAAAGCGGTGTTAAAAACTACCTATATAATAACACGGAACAGTTTAATGACAACTTGCAATCCATGGCAAAGTTGGAAAAAACATCCAATGAGTTGAGAAGAAGCATCGAGAGTAAACTCTATACTCACTCGCTCATGGCCGAGGTACGCGGAGATGTCTTACGTCTATTGGAACGTCTGGAAAATGTTGTTGACATTTTAGCTCGTAATCTGTTCCAATTCGAGGTGGAAATCCCGTTCATTCCCGTGGAATTGAACAACGATTTTATCAAATTGACCGAGACTTCCACCCTATCGGTAGAGGGTATCATCCCGGCAGCGAAGGCTTATTTCCGGACTCCGGATTTAATGACGGACAAAATACACCGGGTTTACTTCTATGAACAGGAAACCAATAAATTGGCACAATCTATAAAGCGGAAAGTTTTCCATGAAATGGATAAACTGAAATTAAGCGAGAAATTCCATTTGCGCTATTTTACCTTGCATATTGAAGAATTGTCACACGCTGCCGAAAAAATTGCTGACCTGTTATCCGTAATGGCTATAAAACGAAATTTCTGA
- a CDS encoding FecR family protein yields MLNREEHIAWLIFLHMQGLTDEMQERELHEWRTAAPGREELFQRMMSREYMEKRISRFVKTEEEEEKRWQELRSKRSSGHLVRRIKWLPYAAAIALCLSVGSIFYFFGQEKQPEVLSMVEHDIQVPGYRAVLVLPDGRKVDLDDETSRSHLLGKDSSLLVRANSLEYRDINTPDTTEVFHALEIPRGGEYLLVLSDSTVIYLNSESTLSFPVKFQGGERKVYLTGEAYFDVKKDTKRPFVVVAGGLEVLVTGTTFGVRAYEDETDIQTTLASGNVTVKAEGKSVKLVPNEQALFDKSTMKLVVRNVDVDLYLAWADGRLVYDNCPLEKILTDLGRWYNMDVFYSRDELRSYQFSLNMKKHEAFSEVLELIGKTGEVRFEIKDNTVIVK; encoded by the coding sequence ATGTTGAATAGAGAAGAACATATCGCATGGTTGATTTTTTTGCATATGCAAGGATTGACGGATGAAATGCAAGAGCGTGAACTGCACGAATGGAGAACGGCAGCTCCGGGACGGGAGGAACTTTTCCAACGGATGATGTCGCGTGAATACATGGAAAAAAGAATTTCCCGTTTCGTGAAGACAGAGGAGGAAGAAGAAAAGAGATGGCAGGAACTCCGGTCGAAGAGATCGTCCGGCCATTTGGTGCGGAGGATAAAATGGCTCCCATACGCGGCAGCGATAGCCTTGTGCTTGAGCGTGGGCAGTATTTTTTATTTTTTCGGGCAAGAGAAACAGCCGGAGGTGCTATCGATGGTGGAACACGATATACAGGTTCCCGGTTATCGGGCGGTATTAGTCCTGCCTGACGGGCGTAAGGTGGATTTGGATGACGAAACATCGCGTTCGCATCTTCTTGGAAAGGACAGTTCGTTATTGGTTAGGGCAAATTCTTTGGAATACCGGGACATCAATACCCCGGATACGACCGAGGTGTTCCACGCGTTGGAAATTCCCAGGGGAGGAGAATATCTGTTGGTCTTATCGGATAGCACGGTTATCTATCTGAATTCGGAGTCAACGTTAAGTTTTCCCGTGAAATTTCAAGGTGGGGAGCGTAAAGTGTACTTAACGGGCGAGGCTTATTTTGACGTGAAAAAGGACACGAAACGGCCTTTTGTCGTGGTGGCCGGAGGATTGGAGGTTTTAGTGACGGGAACGACATTCGGAGTGCGGGCGTATGAAGACGAGACGGATATACAAACCACCCTAGCAAGCGGGAATGTAACGGTTAAGGCCGAGGGGAAAAGTGTTAAACTTGTTCCCAATGAGCAGGCTTTATTCGACAAGTCAACCATGAAACTGGTGGTGCGGAACGTGGATGTTGATTTGTATTTGGCTTGGGCCGACGGACGTTTGGTGTATGATAATTGTCCCTTGGAGAAAATCTTGACCGACCTGGGGCGATGGTATAATATGGATGTTTTTTATAGTCGGGATGAATTGCGTTCGTACCAGTTTTCGTTGAATATGAAAAAGCACGAGGCGTTTTCGGAGGTGTTGGAATTAATCGGTAAAACGGGAGAGGTGCGATTTGAAATAAAGGATAACACGGTTATTGTAAAATAA
- a CDS encoding prolyl oligopeptidase family serine peptidase → MRKLLLLFALICTMQLHGQTVKEWMGLPPAPVEFPAFGNMRNVENKTFSQADLLTLSTFNIDNLTPAVGEQELRYHSLTWELSTMNDSIVIAPNNSAVPAIGLYAVYAENTQWMSGKLQFSFYGNAEVYVDGVKKIAYTGHKGTEAVKQGCTLQWVPGKHAIIVKSLQTKESDKLFSAQFIADPDFKDAPVEFTLSPKRGKNILDVLNGRRVGGIQVSPSGKYLIMVEGEIIKGKSSSMTNVYRIADKEIVYTFYGNNASNLTWIPGEDKLSYLIKEGTGNSLYTYDIEQQKMERLFRDDQTIGSFSWSPDRSYLIYYKNENYAPKEWELRKLDGIEDRQAYYRNRYFLCKYDLATGIHTRLTWGNQTTSIMDISHDGNQILISTGRPDYNEYPYRKQSVYLLNARTHQIDTLWKDRLIGIRCLFSPDDSKLLIAGAADAFGQMGVKISKGQIVNGYDTQLYIYDLNSKEVTPITKDFNPTVSNYIWHTDGNIYIVAGDTDYVYLFRYGKDGKITRIECPGDLVQKISLARNGSTGVYTASDESYPTRVYTLDLTTLKAQEWADPQGEQYKNIEFGQVKDWDYNYKKGTTIDGRYYLPANFDPKKKYPMIVYYYGGTTPVERTFGGRWPFNLYAANGYVVYVMQPSGAIGFGQEFSARHQNNWGKITADEIIACTKAFLKAHPFVDAQRVGCMGASYGGFTTMYLQTRTDIFACAISHAGISSISSYWGEGYWGYSYSTNASAHAFPWNRKDIYVDQSPLFNADKVKTPMLLLHGTADVNVPTGESIQFYTALKLLGKDVELVLIKNADHAVVDYNQRIIWGNTIMAYFAKYLKGEPAWWENMYKDKNL, encoded by the coding sequence ATGAGAAAACTTTTACTTTTATTTGCCCTGATTTGTACCATGCAGTTGCACGGGCAGACCGTCAAGGAATGGATGGGATTACCTCCTGCCCCGGTAGAGTTTCCGGCTTTCGGGAACATGAGAAATGTGGAAAACAAAACATTTTCCCAAGCAGATTTATTAACTCTTTCCACGTTTAACATCGATAACTTAACCCCTGCCGTGGGAGAACAGGAATTACGATATCACTCCCTAACCTGGGAACTATCGACCATGAACGATAGCATTGTCATCGCCCCCAATAACAGCGCCGTTCCGGCTATCGGATTATATGCCGTTTACGCGGAAAACACACAATGGATGAGTGGGAAACTGCAATTTTCATTTTACGGGAATGCCGAAGTTTACGTGGATGGAGTGAAAAAAATCGCATACACCGGCCACAAAGGAACCGAAGCTGTAAAACAAGGATGTACCTTGCAATGGGTTCCGGGAAAACACGCCATCATCGTGAAAAGCCTGCAAACAAAAGAAAGCGACAAACTATTTTCAGCTCAATTCATTGCAGATCCTGATTTCAAAGATGCCCCGGTAGAATTCACCTTATCTCCCAAACGAGGGAAAAATATACTAGACGTGCTGAACGGTCGCAGAGTCGGTGGAATTCAGGTTTCTCCCAGCGGAAAATACCTGATCATGGTAGAAGGTGAGATCATAAAAGGCAAAAGCAGTTCCATGACAAACGTGTATAGAATTGCAGACAAAGAGATCGTGTACACCTTCTACGGCAACAACGCAAGTAACTTGACCTGGATTCCCGGGGAAGACAAACTGTCGTACCTCATAAAAGAAGGAACGGGAAATTCCCTATACACCTACGATATTGAGCAACAAAAGATGGAACGTTTGTTCCGGGACGATCAAACAATCGGCTCGTTCTCCTGGTCACCGGACCGGAGTTATCTTATCTATTACAAGAATGAGAATTATGCCCCGAAAGAATGGGAACTCCGTAAACTCGACGGGATTGAAGACCGACAGGCCTACTACCGGAATCGATATTTCCTATGCAAATATGATTTAGCCACGGGCATACATACCCGCTTAACTTGGGGCAACCAAACCACCTCCATCATGGACATCAGTCATGACGGAAACCAAATTCTGATCAGCACCGGACGACCGGACTATAACGAATACCCGTACCGGAAACAATCCGTTTACTTGTTAAATGCCCGTACCCATCAAATCGATACGCTTTGGAAAGACCGCTTGATTGGCATTCGATGCCTCTTTTCCCCCGATGATTCGAAATTACTTATTGCCGGAGCGGCTGATGCTTTCGGACAAATGGGGGTAAAAATCAGTAAAGGACAAATCGTGAACGGATACGACACGCAACTATACATTTATGACTTAAATTCAAAGGAAGTAACCCCGATCACAAAAGATTTCAATCCTACCGTATCGAACTACATCTGGCATACCGACGGAAATATCTATATCGTGGCCGGAGATACGGACTATGTTTACTTGTTCCGCTATGGAAAAGACGGAAAAATCACGAGAATTGAATGTCCGGGTGATCTCGTGCAAAAAATCAGTTTGGCTAGAAACGGGAGTACCGGGGTTTACACCGCTTCCGACGAGAGTTACCCGACCCGGGTCTATACCTTGGATTTGACGACTCTCAAAGCACAAGAATGGGCCGATCCACAAGGCGAACAATACAAAAATATAGAGTTCGGACAGGTAAAGGATTGGGACTATAATTACAAAAAAGGGACCACGATAGACGGACGCTACTATCTCCCGGCAAACTTCGATCCCAAGAAAAAATACCCGATGATCGTGTATTACTACGGGGGAACAACTCCGGTGGAAAGGACTTTTGGAGGAAGATGGCCGTTCAACCTATACGCTGCGAATGGATACGTTGTATATGTGATGCAACCCTCTGGTGCAATTGGATTCGGACAAGAGTTTTCAGCCCGTCATCAAAACAACTGGGGTAAAATCACGGCAGATGAAATCATTGCCTGCACGAAAGCATTCTTGAAAGCACATCCTTTCGTGGATGCCCAACGTGTCGGATGCATGGGAGCCTCTTACGGCGGATTCACAACCATGTACCTGCAAACCCGCACGGACATCTTCGCTTGTGCCATTTCACATGCCGGAATTTCCTCCATTTCCAGCTATTGGGGTGAAGGATACTGGGGATATAGTTACAGCACGAACGCATCGGCCCACGCTTTCCCGTGGAACCGGAAGGACATCTACGTGGATCAAAGCCCGCTATTCAACGCGGACAAGGTGAAAACCCCCATGCTTCTATTGCATGGAACGGCCGATGTAAATGTACCCACGGGCGAAAGCATTCAGTTCTATACCGCACTGAAACTCCTGGGTAAAGACGTGGAACTCGTGCTGATCAAGAATGCCGACCATGCCGTGGTGGACTATAATCAACGTATTATCTGGGGAAACACGATCATGGCCTATTTTGCCAAATATTTGAAAGGAGAGCCTGCATGGTGGGAAAATATGTATAAGGATAAAAATTTATGA